The Synechococcus sp. RS9916 DNA segment CGCGGAGAGCGTCATGCCAGCCAGCCAGCCGCCAAGGGCCGTCCGGCATTGATCAAGGACCCGCTTCATCATCGGCCGGGCGGGTCTGGGGGTGGCGGCGATCAGCATGCGTCGATGGGACGCAGGATCCAACACCATCAACACGGCCAACAGGCTCATCAGCAGGAGCTGCACAACACCGTTGGCGGCGCCGCCCGCAACCCCGATCAGCTGGGTGCCGACGGGCTCAAGTCGTTCCCAGCTGAATTGACTGGGCAAGTTCTGCGTCAGGCTCTGCAGTCGTGGCTCGTTGGCCACCATCGTCTGCAGCTTGCTGAACACCACCGGGACGAGCGCGCCCAGCTGTTGGATCTGGTCGATCAGCTCCGGCACCAGCAGCTGGATGACCAGGCTGCCGCCCAGCACCATGACCAGCAGCACCGCCGCCAACGCAATTGGGCGGGGCAGACCAAATCGCTGCAGCTTCTGGATTGGGACATCCAGAGCAACGGCCAGCACCACGGCGCCGAACAGCACAAGCAGCACCCAGC contains these protein-coding regions:
- a CDS encoding AI-2E family transporter: MNARNLLAILTLVVLTLLIWELRWVLLVLFGAVVLAVALDVPIQKLQRFGLPRPIALAAVLLVMVLGGSLVIQLLVPELIDQIQQLGALVPVVFSKLQTMVANEPRLQSLTQNLPSQFSWERLEPVGTQLIGVAGGAANGVVQLLLMSLLAVLMVLDPASHRRMLIAATPRPARPMMKRVLDQCRTALGGWLAGMTLSATSVFLLTWLGLALLKAPLALLSALVCGLLTFVPTIGPTAATLLPLSMALLVSPTLMLQVLVLRLVLQNLEAFLLTPILLRRTVNLLPTVALMAQLSLGALLGLPGVLLALPLVVVLQVGMELVVVRQIMDRWT